TCTCCGTCTTTCACAACATACACTATCAATTGCACAATCAGAAAAGGGATTCCACATCAAAAGTGGCAATGTTTAGAGACCTGTCACCCTAGctcccttccatccatccatacgCACACTCCTCTACAACCACATGGATCTCACCCATAAAGGAGTGTAGGGAGCATTCCTGTGGGGCCAGAGGTGGAACACTGGGGTGGAGTccgggggggggggtctgggagggagagggaagcctTGCTGCAGCTCTGGATCCCATTACCCCCCATACTGCTGGGGTGTGTGCTGGGAGAACCTGCCCCACAAACACTCCCTGAACATGGGAAAGTCATCATGCCCCCAAGCAGTAGGGAGGCGTGAGAAGATGGGGAGACGAAGAGAGCGATGACGACATGACGTGCACTGCAGGAACAATACACTCCTCCTCTTACTCTTTTTTTTGCTCtcgcccccctcctcctctccagttcTTCAGATCATATCTCCTGTCACTCCCACGGCTCGATGTTTGATCTTAAAGAAACAATCCAAcctggagagcagaggagacaaTGTCCAGGCCCCACCCCCGTCAGATCGTCCCTTGGTCGCGGAGTACACGGGAACACGCAAATGTCCCTTAAACCAGGCCCCTGCCCTTTGAAGTGTCACTCCATGCTCTATTAGCCACTGATATGCCTCGAGAACATGACCGTACCAGACGCCACAGCCGGGAGAGAGAAACATGACGAACGCGGACATGAGACTCTCACAGGTACACGTCCTCCATGACACATGCTTTTCTAGGCCGCACACATTTACACAAGGAGGTAATGCATCTCACTTAAGTTATAAGGCGTGACGACACTGCATGACGGGGCCCACATAGCAACCTGAATGGGGCTCCTCCAGTCATTGTTGATTAGAATGGGATTTTGAATTTTGCGtcgagagaagagagacgaggaTATTTTGCAACAGCTGCAACTATGTTGACGCAAGACATCAGCACCTAATTGACTTGGCAGCACATCCATTATCACTCTGACTTGCAAAACGTGGCTCGGGAGCCCAAAAAATAAACGCAAGACAAAAGTGATATCAGATGGCAACCCACATCCCCATTGGCTCATCTGTTGAGAACGTAAATGTTTTCGATTCAAATGCTATCATTGTCCCCCAGAGAGACTTTAGTAACACTACAGAATGCAACATTGTTTCCTGTCGTACCTGTAGCACAGAGGGCAATGAAGGTCTGCACGTGTTTGCGTATCAGCACTAACTTCTCCTCGGGCAATGGCAGCTTCCTCACAATGTGCTCTATGAAGTCATTTGGAGTGACAGCCGCCAGGTTCCACTTCAACTTCCCCAGCACCACCAGCTCCCACTCCTAAaacagaaagtgagagagaggagagactgtgttagGATGAGAGAGGCTATTAGGCTAAACATTCTGTATATACACGGCACCACCCTGGCTGACACCGAGCCAGGCCCGAGGAGGCTGTACTGTATGTGGCAGGCTGTCTCTTTGCCTGTGTGAGCCCCTAGCCTTGCCCTAGCCTTGCCCTACGCTGTCCTACCCAGCATAGAAGGTGGTGTGGTTGAGAAGAGAaatatcattattatattactctCCCTGGCTAGGAAAAAGAGCAAAGCAGGCTGGCTGAGGCAACAGCAGCTCTGACACCCGAACGCAGGTGACCTCACAACATTCGTCTAGTAGTTTGGCATCTGGGACTTTCCTCAGGAGAGACCTGTGAGGTCTGGGGATTggatgggggtggagggggactcTGAGACTAGCTCTTACTAACATGCTCAAGCCAACAGAGGCAATGAATGGGTTCCTAGCTATATGGCTGACCTTTTGGTCAACTGTCTATGCAGAATGAATGACACAGTATCAATTTTACATGTACAAATGCATGAGAAAAAATGCACAGCAAATAGGTTAGCACAGGATAGCATGGTTTTACCTTCATCATTAGCTGCTGGGAGCCATTCCATTTTCCACAGTTATGGCCTGCTTTGGGCACCTAACAATTCATTCCACCCCATCTATATGAACATTGATACTGGCTCTGTATTCGATAATGTTAAACAAACGCCAAACAGAGCTAATTTACAACGATTTATAGCTCACCAGGAACACAGACAAAACAACTCTATACCTAATGTTGGACATTAACAGCATAAAAGTACATgcttcaaataaaacaaatgctaCACTATAAGTGAAAGATTCACCTAATTAACTTTAACTTTCAACTGTGAGCTGTAGCCTCAACTGCCCTTTCCCAATGTCTATCAGTAATAGCCAATGACATTTAGGCCGAGCTTAAtttacatggggggggggggggggttatgttTAAGTTGTACGGTTGCCCTCGCTTTCTTAGAGAAGAAAGGGTGAGTAACGGAAGGAGCTGGTGACTAATTTGGGGGGAATTGTGTGGTTCGGACTGTCCTTGTGACTAGTAGCTAGTGATTTTCCCcttcagagagccacatggttCTTAGTCATGAGATGACGCCGGTCCAATGTGGCAGCCATTAACTGCTCTCAGAGCTCCATGACACGGTAACTCTGGACCGATGACTAAATTCGATTCCCAATCTCAGGTGaactgtatctctcctctcttctgaaAGGGGACCACACACTGGATGGCGCAAGCGGCACTTAACATCCAGATGATACTTCCCTATGATATCCCCACTTCAGTTTCACAGGGTGTTGCATTTCCCTATCAACTTACATAGAACGGTTGCAAACTGCTAAGGTTCAGTGTGTCACTTCTTAACAATACCACAGATACCGCTGTGAAAGAGGCCATTGACAAATTTGATTCTGCGGTTAGAATTCAAGGACTCAATTAGGAATTGTATAGATAGATGGCCCTGACTATGACCTAACTCTTGTCCGCACTCCGCAGTGCggagtgtctccctctctctctcccagacagagagacagagacagacagagagacagagagagagagaaagagagaaagagagagagagagaaagagagaaagagagagagagagagagagagagagagagggagacagagagacagagagagacacagacagagagagagagagagagagagagagagagagagagagagagagagagagagagagggagagagaaagaatgagagaaggagagcttTGCAACACACCCTCCATGCAGTGCTTCCGGGTCACACCTTCTGGGTGACATTGTGGTTTCTTTTACAAGAAATTGTTACCAAAGATGGGGCCAAAAAACTATCACATGGGCTGAGCAGCTGATCTCCTGTTTCCTGTGCCTATTTGTGAGCCAAAAGACTGCCTTATAGAGAAGCTGGCTGTGAACACACCCAGGCAGCCCACATGAAACCATCTCAAGGACAGGGTTCACCACTTCTCCTCTCACCCAGGCCTAAACAACATGAGTACGGGTGGatacagcccagcccagcccggTTCCCAGCTAAAGGGAGTTCTTCACCTGATGTTAATCCTGCTTCTGTCAGCATGTAATATAATGACAAACAATGATAGATAGTTGCTGAGGTTGTCTCGCCTAGCCAATAAACTGGTCCAGGGCCTGTCATCACAGGGAATGGCTGGCATCTCCAGCCCATACCTACTTAGTAACAAAGAGTTGGGATCAGCAGCACCCCATCTTAATTAACACTGCCGCTGGCTGCAGGAATCAACTGAGGAGCCAGGCCAGGCCCAGGCAGGCCCTGAGCTCTCAGCCTCCACGACTGAATAATATGTGACTAATTTCACATCAACGAGTGGGATTCACTGTTGTTTATTAAATGATGTTTATAAAATGTTGCAGAGGGAATATTTTTCTGATGTGAAAAACAGACTATTTAAATGTTCACCTCCACCGCTTGGGAGTGAACTATCTAACAACTGGTACGTCTGGTCCATCATGACCCTATGACCTTGCCAAGGGCTCTAACTTTGGGGTACCAAGGACTGCAGAAATAACCATAACCAAGACAAGCAGGATGTGATCACACCAGGTCAAGTGAAACCTTGCTGTGAGCACCCACAGCCAAGTTATCCAACTAACAAATCGCATGCCGAATTGTAACGTCAAAAGTATTGTATGCATGTAATAAACATCTTTATTCTGCCACATTGGAAAAGGTGCTTTTTGAAGCAGGATCTACAAAAAACAGTAACAGTGTCCATTCTGTGAGGACAAAACTTGAGTGAAGCAAACTTTTGAGGTTAACGACAAAACTGTGTTTGCCAGGACCATCAAAATGTGAGACTTCCTCTCTGTAGACTACAGCCTCTGAAGATCACTCGCTCGATCCAAAACTTGGCTTCAATTCAACACTGACCTCGACCTACTGCAAATACTTGCCACTAGATGGCGATGGAGACCACTGTACAAAAACCTACTGTACAGTCCAATATTACAGAGCTCTTGGGGGACAAACACTCTGGGTCCTACAGTGATGGGGCCAAAAATGGTCATATAAACAATTGATTTACATGGAATCTAGGTTTGCTGATAAATCTAGGATTGCTGATGATCTCCATGAATCTCCATGCATGTAAATAGGGCCAACATAGTTTTTTACAAGAAAATAATATGAATAAATATTAAAAATATAGGTGGCTTTTGAGATATGGCTCATAGCATAAGCATTGATTACATTAACAATTAGCTATGAGTTTCATAGAAATGTTAACAAATGTCATAATAACAATCTGAAATTGAATCATTTTGTTGGCAGAAACCAACTGCttaccagcaactcctgtggtcTGATGGAGTTATCTGTGTAGATGCAGAGTTTCTCTGCAGTTAATGGACGAGTTTCTTTCAGTTTGGATGCAAGGAACATGCAAACTGCTCCAAGAAGTTGCAGATTACACTTTCTGGTTGGAACCACGGCTAAAAATCTGTCCAAGTAGTTCATTGCCAAGGGAAAAACCTCTTCCTCACACTTCTGTTCTTCACAAACCTAGAGAGAGAGGCGACAATGTGACAATGTACAGCATTTGGCATCATCAAATTCCAGTTATTTCAATTAAAATTTCAATTGTTCAATTCATGTGAAACATAAAAATCATAACGAAATGATGGAAATAATCTAATAGCCAGATATGCATATCCATTCTTTGAAACGCTTTGGGACTTGGCC
This is a stretch of genomic DNA from Oncorhynchus nerka isolate Pitt River linkage group LG25, Oner_Uvic_2.0, whole genome shotgun sequence. It encodes these proteins:
- the LOC115109603 gene encoding G1/S-specific cyclin-D2 isoform X2, whose translation is MNYLDRFLAVVPTRKCNLQLLGAVCMFLASKLKETRPLTAEKLCIYTDNSIRPQELLEWELVVLGKLKWNLAAVTPNDFIEHIVRKLPLPEEKLVLIRKHVQTFIALCATDFNFAMYPPSMIATGSVGAAICGLQLDSGDQSQWGDSLTDLLAKITNTEVDCLKECQEQIERVLVSSLREGRQQQQQQQQVQRGPSSKTMDELDQSSTPTDVRDINL